In a genomic window of Halobiforma lacisalsi AJ5:
- a CDS encoding 3-oxoacyl-ACP synthase, with translation MTTVGLTGYGRYFPEETVSAEEIAAESDVPESVVREKMGLREKRVCPPDGDHATDMCVAAAEGALSDADLEPADVDLVVYHGSEYKDHVVWSAAANVAERLGAENAYATESYTLCAGAPIAVRQTRAQLRADHVDTALLVAASREEDLIDYENDRSSFMFNFGSGASAMVLESDPGERSRAIVHESAAVTDGSFSKDVIMPAGGSLEPPSEETVSTGLHRLDVPDPDGMKERLAPVSLPNYLEVADTALERSGLCRGDLDFVAVTHMKRSFHERLFEELGLDPVTDGYYLDEYGHVQSADQIIALEEGRREGLLEPGDVVCFLAAGTGYTWSATALTWQG, from the coding sequence ATGACGACGGTCGGGCTCACCGGCTACGGCCGATATTTCCCCGAAGAGACCGTCTCCGCCGAGGAGATCGCCGCCGAGAGCGACGTCCCCGAATCCGTCGTCCGTGAGAAGATGGGCCTGCGCGAGAAGCGGGTCTGTCCCCCCGACGGGGACCACGCCACCGACATGTGCGTCGCGGCTGCCGAGGGAGCGCTCTCCGACGCCGACCTCGAGCCCGCGGACGTCGATCTGGTGGTGTACCACGGCAGCGAGTACAAGGACCACGTCGTCTGGTCGGCTGCCGCGAACGTCGCCGAACGGCTCGGGGCGGAGAACGCCTACGCCACGGAGAGCTACACCCTCTGTGCGGGCGCGCCGATCGCCGTCCGCCAGACGCGGGCGCAGTTGCGCGCGGACCACGTCGACACGGCCCTGCTCGTCGCCGCGAGCCGCGAGGAGGACCTGATCGACTACGAAAACGACCGCTCCTCGTTCATGTTCAACTTCGGCTCGGGAGCCAGCGCGATGGTGCTCGAGTCCGATCCGGGCGAGCGAAGCCGGGCCATCGTCCACGAGAGCGCCGCCGTCACCGACGGCTCGTTCTCGAAGGACGTGATCATGCCCGCCGGCGGGTCGCTCGAGCCGCCCAGCGAGGAGACGGTCTCGACGGGGCTGCACCGACTCGACGTACCCGACCCCGACGGGATGAAAGAGCGGCTCGCCCCCGTCTCGCTACCGAACTACCTCGAGGTCGCCGACACGGCCCTCGAGCGTTCGGGCCTTTGCCGCGGGGACCTGGACTTCGTCGCGGTCACGCACATGAAGCGGTCGTTCCACGAACGGCTGTTCGAGGAACTGGGGCTCGATCCGGTGACTGACGGCTACTACCTGGACGAGTACGGTCACGTCCAGAGCGCCGACCAGATCATCGCGCTCGAGGAGGGACGGCGGGAGGGCCTGCTCGAACCCGGCGATGTGGTCTGTTTCCTGGCCGCCGGCACAGGCTACACGTGGTCGGCGACGGCGTTGACCTGGCAGGGCTGA
- a CDS encoding type IV pilin: MDGKIIRDKLVGSEEERGVSPVIGVILMVAITVILAAVIAAFVLDLGDMSESANAGIEFDESGEYVTPQVIDEGNTDAIYVEVVNGSGGADYIAVNGDTSDTTEDWEVGDSVQINSDGLGEDEGEISNLGSHELQSSDTVDEIIVYGEVEGEQQVITTWD, encoded by the coding sequence ATGGACGGAAAAATCATTCGCGACAAATTGGTCGGCAGCGAAGAGGAGCGAGGAGTCTCTCCTGTTATAGGAGTAATCCTAATGGTCGCAATCACTGTGATCCTGGCTGCAGTTATTGCAGCTTTCGTGCTGGATCTTGGTGATATGAGCGAGTCCGCCAATGCGGGTATTGAGTTTGACGAATCTGGTGAATATGTAACCCCCCAAGTGATTGATGAAGGGAACACTGATGCAATCTATGTTGAAGTCGTGAACGGAAGTGGCGGTGCAGATTATATCGCTGTTAATGGAGATACATCTGATACCACTGAAGATTGGGAAGTCGGTGATTCAGTCCAAATCAACAGCGATGGACTCGGGGAAGACGAAGGCGAAATCAGTAATCTCGGCAGTCACGAGCTTCAGAGCAGTGACACAGTTGATGAAATCATAGTTTATGGCGAAGTCGAAGGTGAACAGCAAGTCATTACAACTTGGGATTAA
- the tnpC gene encoding IS66 family transposase, producing the protein MNADDFTKEELLSRLLQLEQRVEELERENKRKDKKIDQKDERIEELETRLRKYENPHTPPSKRRSGTDESPTSQDDEDENVRTDGGTPGRKDGHDPEWRATADPDKEIDVTCDCCPECGEHFDESVGVSPRLVEEVPDPQPPEITRYNRHYYQCSSCGTETVATHPDCPDEGQFGVNVISQAALSRYDHRLPYRKIADRFEQLHGLELSGASAWHATERAARAGRCEYEQIRRQIQQAEIVHVDETGIKREGEQAWIWTFRTSEHTLYAVRESRGSDVPAEVLGEDFPGTVICDGWTAYPAFSSNLQRCWAHLLREAEDAASDHEEAEPVYRYLKQMFVGLQSWLETDPSLRERAQMHRSCQNGLRSLVGRSVTDEPVATLLGKIEGGIDHWLTFVGEPAVSPTNNAAENALREPVVLRKIIGTLRNDRGMFVHETILSLLATWRQQGRNPYEELRRVVNNNEMISRAHTEPAVETSG; encoded by the coding sequence GTGAACGCAGACGATTTCACCAAAGAAGAGCTCCTTTCTCGGCTTCTCCAACTTGAGCAACGAGTCGAAGAACTCGAACGGGAGAACAAGCGAAAGGACAAGAAAATCGATCAGAAGGACGAGCGGATAGAAGAACTCGAAACACGCCTTCGCAAATACGAAAATCCGCATACACCGCCCAGTAAGCGACGGTCGGGGACTGACGAGTCCCCGACCTCGCAGGACGACGAAGACGAGAATGTTCGAACCGATGGCGGTACTCCCGGACGGAAGGACGGTCACGACCCTGAGTGGCGTGCAACAGCAGATCCCGACAAAGAGATCGATGTCACCTGTGACTGTTGTCCCGAGTGTGGCGAACACTTCGACGAGTCGGTGGGCGTCAGCCCCCGACTCGTCGAGGAGGTTCCCGATCCACAGCCACCAGAAATCACCCGGTACAACCGTCACTACTACCAGTGCAGCTCTTGTGGAACAGAAACCGTTGCTACACACCCCGACTGCCCCGATGAGGGGCAGTTCGGGGTGAACGTCATCTCTCAAGCAGCACTTTCTCGGTACGATCACCGCCTCCCCTACCGGAAAATCGCTGACCGGTTCGAGCAACTGCATGGATTAGAACTCTCGGGCGCGTCCGCGTGGCACGCGACCGAGCGCGCTGCGCGCGCCGGTCGCTGCGAATACGAACAGATTCGAAGACAGATTCAGCAAGCAGAGATCGTTCACGTTGACGAAACCGGTATCAAACGCGAGGGTGAGCAGGCGTGGATTTGGACGTTTCGGACGAGCGAGCACACGCTATACGCCGTAAGGGAGAGTCGTGGAAGTGATGTTCCCGCGGAAGTCCTCGGCGAGGACTTCCCGGGAACGGTCATCTGCGATGGGTGGACGGCGTATCCAGCGTTCAGCAGTAACCTTCAGCGGTGCTGGGCACATCTTCTCCGAGAAGCTGAAGACGCTGCTAGTGACCACGAGGAGGCAGAACCCGTTTACCGGTATCTCAAGCAGATGTTCGTCGGTCTCCAGTCGTGGCTGGAGACCGACCCGAGTCTTCGTGAGAGAGCACAGATGCACCGCTCATGCCAGAACGGGCTTAGATCGCTCGTGGGGCGGTCAGTAACCGACGAACCAGTGGCAACACTACTCGGGAAAATCGAAGGAGGGATCGACCACTGGCTCACCTTCGTCGGTGAGCCAGCGGTCTCCCCGACGAACAACGCAGCTGAGAACGCACTTCGTGAACCAGTCGTTCTCCGGAAAATCATCGGGACACTCCGTAACGATCGAGGTATGTTCGTTCACGAGACGATCTTGTCCCTGCTGGCGACATGGCGCCAGCAGGGACGCAATCCCTACGAAGAACTTCGCCGAGTCGTCAACAACAATGAGATGATATCACGGGCTCACACTGAACCGGCTGTTGAGACTTCGGGGTAA
- a CDS encoding Nmad3 family putative nucleotide modification protein encodes MTVVLAGVGADSTNLGALGPLYDDGRFEYVPIPEKTRETSETETLGSWDLRVDDRTAADLTSRIEPQPVRGGTESVSGAALESWPLHRDPNFEALTYGEHRTSGYVSRLRELEPGDVVGFYAGLRRPDGDRAHRYLIGYFTVDSVDVVTPETPPADREAILASHPDNAHTKRARNGELYLTEKTVVFVDGREPGGLFEREPVRLSDYYVKPGNERAQYYLREGIADDWAVTAGGDNMMYKPAYRCDLTGAEFVDLVGRPGERPVDASGVETSERTETAR; translated from the coding sequence ATGACGGTCGTCCTCGCTGGTGTCGGTGCGGACAGCACGAACCTCGGGGCCCTGGGACCGCTGTACGACGACGGACGCTTCGAATACGTTCCGATCCCGGAGAAGACCCGCGAAACGAGCGAGACGGAAACGCTCGGCTCGTGGGACCTGCGGGTCGACGATCGAACCGCGGCCGATCTGACGTCCCGGATCGAACCGCAACCGGTCCGGGGCGGTACCGAGAGCGTCAGCGGCGCGGCTCTCGAGTCGTGGCCGCTTCACCGCGACCCCAACTTCGAGGCGCTTACGTACGGCGAACACCGGACGAGCGGCTACGTCTCGCGGCTCCGGGAACTCGAGCCGGGCGACGTCGTCGGGTTCTACGCCGGCCTCCGCCGACCGGACGGCGACCGCGCCCACCGCTACCTGATCGGGTACTTTACCGTCGACTCGGTCGACGTCGTTACGCCGGAGACGCCGCCCGCCGATCGGGAGGCGATCTTAGCGTCCCATCCCGACAACGCCCACACGAAGCGTGCCCGCAATGGGGAACTCTACCTTACGGAGAAGACTGTGGTGTTCGTCGACGGCCGCGAACCGGGTGGACTCTTCGAGCGCGAGCCGGTCCGGCTCAGTGACTACTACGTCAAGCCGGGGAACGAGCGGGCGCAGTACTACCTCCGCGAGGGGATCGCCGACGACTGGGCGGTCACGGCGGGTGGCGACAACATGATGTACAAACCGGCGTACCGCTGTGACCTGACGGGAGCGGAGTTCGTCGATCTGGTCGGGAGGCCGGGAGAGCGGCCCGTCGACGCGAGCGGCGTAGAGACGTCGGAACGGACGGAGACGGCACGGTAA
- a CDS encoding acyltransferase, whose product MTDDQDPDSTAEDGSSQDLSRHDRVDRHPTPGRRNSLAYWTDAKHPLRVAINYVFVWLARIAPSLRLRRWCLRRIGVTVGRGVSWGLEATPDVFWPELITLEDDAIVGYDATLLCHEFLQEEYRTGEVVVGERAMIGAGAIVLPGVEIGADARVAANSLVTRDVEPGTTVAGVPARPMGTDDDAPPDETESDESDA is encoded by the coding sequence GTGACCGACGACCAGGACCCCGATTCGACGGCAGAGGACGGTTCCTCCCAAGACCTGTCCAGACACGACCGCGTGGATCGGCACCCGACGCCGGGGCGGCGCAACTCGCTTGCGTACTGGACGGACGCGAAACACCCGCTACGGGTCGCGATCAACTACGTCTTCGTCTGGCTGGCCCGAATCGCGCCGAGTCTGCGGCTCCGACGGTGGTGTCTGCGCCGGATCGGCGTCACGGTCGGGCGGGGTGTCTCCTGGGGACTCGAGGCCACGCCGGACGTGTTCTGGCCGGAGTTGATCACGCTCGAGGACGACGCCATCGTCGGCTACGACGCAACGTTGCTGTGTCACGAGTTCCTCCAGGAGGAGTACCGGACGGGCGAGGTCGTCGTCGGCGAACGGGCGATGATCGGCGCGGGGGCGATCGTCCTCCCGGGGGTCGAGATCGGTGCCGACGCGCGGGTGGCGGCGAACTCGCTTGTAACGCGAGACGTGGAACCGGGGACCACCGTCGCGGGTGTACCGGCGCGACCGATGGGGACCGACGACGACGCGCCGCCGGACGAAACCGAGAGCGACGAGAGCGACGCTTAG
- a CDS encoding NAD(P)/FAD-dependent oxidoreductase, translating to MTENVVVLGAGYAGAGAIKKLESELGDSARLTWIADVDYHLVLHESHRVIRDPSVRSDVTFPVDDIAAPSTRFIQAEVTGLDVDDRVVELDGAEDVEYDYVLVALGTQTAFYGIPGLEEHSLTLKSLDDALEIHEAVKEASQEATRGDPAQVVIGGAGLSGIQTAGEIAEFRDNHRAPIEIHLVEALEEIFPGNDPEIQQALRDLLEDAGVHIHTDDPITEATEDHIEFDEGDPLEHDVLVWTGGITGRDALDDVDLENEHNRVTAEANFQTSDERVFAVGDSAIVDQGDQPAPPTAQAAWQAAEVVGENIARAIENRPLKTWEHEDKGTVVSVGDKAVAHDVKPAFGVSLPVDTFSGVPAETLKKLIAARWIADVTSWNEARKAWSSL from the coding sequence ATGACTGAGAACGTCGTCGTGCTCGGTGCCGGATACGCCGGGGCCGGCGCGATCAAGAAACTCGAGTCGGAACTCGGTGATTCCGCTCGTCTAACGTGGATCGCCGACGTAGACTACCACCTCGTCCTCCACGAGTCCCATCGGGTCATCCGGGATCCGTCAGTCCGATCGGACGTCACCTTCCCCGTCGACGACATCGCCGCACCGTCGACCCGATTCATCCAGGCCGAAGTCACCGGACTCGACGTCGACGACCGAGTCGTCGAACTCGACGGAGCCGAAGACGTCGAGTACGACTACGTCCTCGTCGCGCTTGGCACCCAGACCGCGTTCTACGGCATCCCCGGCCTCGAAGAGCACTCTCTGACGCTCAAGAGCCTCGACGACGCCCTCGAGATCCACGAGGCCGTCAAGGAAGCCAGCCAGGAAGCGACCCGCGGCGACCCCGCACAGGTCGTCATCGGCGGCGCCGGCCTCTCGGGCATCCAGACCGCCGGCGAGATCGCCGAGTTCCGCGACAACCACCGCGCGCCGATCGAGATCCACCTCGTCGAAGCCCTCGAGGAGATCTTCCCCGGGAACGATCCCGAGATCCAGCAGGCTCTGCGTGACCTCCTCGAGGACGCGGGTGTCCACATCCACACGGACGACCCGATCACGGAGGCTACCGAGGACCACATCGAGTTCGACGAGGGCGATCCGCTCGAACACGACGTGCTCGTCTGGACCGGGGGGATCACGGGCCGGGACGCCCTTGACGACGTCGACCTCGAGAACGAGCACAACCGCGTCACTGCCGAAGCCAACTTCCAGACCTCCGACGAACGCGTCTTTGCCGTCGGCGACTCGGCGATCGTCGACCAGGGCGACCAGCCCGCACCGCCGACCGCCCAGGCCGCCTGGCAGGCCGCCGAAGTCGTCGGGGAGAACATCGCCCGTGCCATCGAGAACCGCCCGCTCAAAACCTGGGAACATGAGGACAAGGGGACGGTCGTCTCCGTTGGCGACAAGGCCGTCGCTCACGACGTCAAGCCCGCATTCGGTGTCTCGCTGCCGGTCGATACCTTCAGCGGCGTTCCCGCCGAGACCCTGAAGAAGCTGATCGCCGCCCGCTGGATCGCTGACGTCACCTCCTGGAACGAGGCCCGCAAGGCCTGGTCGTCGCTGTAG
- a CDS encoding metal-dependent transcriptional regulator, which produces MMLSDVMEDYLKAIYQLQRGTDDRIKTSEIAEELDVTSPTVTSMVDKLEERGLVDREKYRGVTLTDEGETVALEVVRHHRLLEAYLTEHLDYDWSEVHAEADRLEHHISEDFEARVADALGEPDVDPHGSPIPSADLEPPERPDGESIAEFEEGDTVVVEEVADRDAEILSYLADHGVEPGVELEILEVAPFGMVTARSSDADEPVSLPDRVAHHVRVARPPELEQ; this is translated from the coding sequence ATGATGCTGAGCGACGTGATGGAGGACTATCTCAAAGCGATCTACCAGCTCCAGCGCGGGACGGACGACCGGATCAAGACGTCCGAGATCGCCGAGGAGCTGGACGTCACGTCGCCGACGGTCACCAGCATGGTAGACAAACTCGAGGAGCGCGGGCTCGTCGACCGCGAGAAATACCGCGGGGTCACGCTCACCGACGAGGGAGAGACCGTCGCGCTCGAGGTCGTCCGCCACCATCGACTGCTCGAGGCCTACCTCACCGAACATCTCGACTACGACTGGTCCGAGGTCCACGCCGAGGCCGACCGACTCGAACACCACATCAGCGAGGACTTCGAGGCTCGCGTCGCCGACGCGCTCGGCGAACCCGACGTCGATCCGCACGGCTCGCCGATCCCGAGCGCCGACCTCGAGCCGCCCGAACGGCCCGACGGCGAATCGATCGCTGAGTTCGAGGAGGGCGACACGGTCGTCGTCGAGGAGGTCGCCGACCGTGACGCCGAGATCCTCTCGTACCTGGCGGACCACGGCGTCGAACCCGGCGTCGAACTCGAGATTCTCGAGGTTGCTCCGTTCGGAATGGTGACGGCCCGCTCGAGCGACGCCGACGAGCCCGTCTCCCTGCCCGACCGGGTCGCACACCACGTCCGCGTCGCCCGTCCGCCGGAACTCGAGCAGTAG
- a CDS encoding ZIP family metal transporter codes for MRDRSLQDLPRWLLAIGPLVVLAVVFGLLSLTSPFGDLSAGEGATTLEIVRVLTVIGSIAGIVPVAIGMLWFPFIRNLPTRYLHGFMALAAGVLAFIAVEMVGDVADYAGEASNTPVVLALALAGIGTTFAVMYLVSRWRQHAAAGAEKSGLEVAYLVAFALGLHSVGEGLGIGVAYVQGNTSLLTLLVLAFIMHNVMEGPTVVAAVARDHETPPLWHFAGMGLLAGGPVILGGWIGSIAQSAALAAVFFGMAIGAVLQVLIEVAELIRFDAEAVITRTNAVTFSMGFALMFLLEDVLTAVFLEGWLASV; via the coding sequence ATGCGTGATCGGTCGCTCCAGGATCTGCCGCGGTGGCTGCTCGCTATCGGTCCTCTCGTCGTCCTCGCGGTCGTGTTCGGACTCCTCTCCCTGACCTCCCCATTCGGAGATCTTTCGGCCGGCGAAGGCGCGACGACGCTCGAGATCGTTCGCGTGCTGACGGTGATCGGCTCGATCGCGGGGATCGTCCCCGTCGCGATCGGGATGCTCTGGTTCCCGTTCATCCGGAACCTCCCGACCCGGTATCTCCACGGGTTCATGGCGCTGGCGGCGGGCGTCCTCGCGTTCATCGCCGTCGAGATGGTTGGTGACGTCGCCGACTACGCCGGCGAAGCGAGCAACACGCCAGTCGTGCTCGCGCTCGCGCTCGCCGGCATCGGGACCACGTTCGCCGTCATGTACCTCGTCAGCCGGTGGCGCCAGCACGCGGCCGCGGGGGCCGAAAAGAGCGGTCTCGAGGTCGCGTATCTGGTCGCGTTCGCGCTCGGCCTCCACAGCGTTGGCGAGGGCCTGGGCATCGGCGTCGCGTACGTCCAGGGGAACACCTCCCTGCTCACGCTGCTCGTCCTGGCTTTCATCATGCACAACGTGATGGAGGGGCCGACGGTCGTCGCCGCCGTTGCACGCGACCACGAGACGCCCCCACTGTGGCACTTCGCGGGGATGGGGTTGCTCGCCGGCGGGCCGGTCATCCTCGGCGGCTGGATCGGCAGCATCGCCCAGTCGGCCGCTCTCGCTGCCGTCTTCTTCGGGATGGCGATAGGCGCCGTCCTGCAGGTCCTCATCGAGGTCGCCGAACTCATCCGGTTCGACGCGGAGGCCGTGATCACCCGCACCAACGCCGTCACCTTCTCGATGGGCTTTGCCCTGATGTTCCTCCTCGAGGACGTCCTCACCGCCGTCTTCCTCGAGGGATGGCTGGCTTCCGTCTGA
- a CDS encoding Rrf2 family transcriptional regulator, with protein MSSIELTPSQKKILRALTNLHKESEDAIKGEDIAEQVDRNPGTIRNQMQSLKALQLVEGVPGPKGGYKPTAAAYEALEIQQMDDPASVPIEHEGEPVEDVLVEEIDLSSVHHPELCRAEVHMQGSMSDISEDDAVTVGPTPLSKLVIDGRVDGKDDTNNILILRIEDMVAPAEEPEH; from the coding sequence ATGTCATCAATCGAACTGACCCCGAGCCAGAAGAAGATCTTGCGCGCGTTGACGAACCTCCACAAGGAGTCTGAAGACGCCATCAAGGGCGAGGACATCGCCGAGCAGGTCGACCGGAACCCGGGGACGATCCGCAACCAGATGCAGAGTCTCAAGGCCCTCCAGCTCGTCGAGGGGGTACCCGGACCGAAAGGCGGCTACAAACCGACGGCCGCGGCCTACGAGGCCCTCGAGATCCAGCAGATGGACGATCCCGCTTCCGTCCCGATCGAACACGAGGGCGAGCCCGTCGAGGACGTCCTCGTCGAGGAAATCGATCTCTCGAGCGTCCACCACCCCGAGCTCTGTCGCGCCGAGGTCCATATGCAGGGATCGATGAGCGATATCTCCGAGGACGACGCCGTCACCGTCGGCCCGACGCCGCTCTCGAAGCTCGTCATCGACGGACGCGTCGACGGCAAGGACGACACGAACAACATCCTCATCCTCCGGATCGAGGATATGGTTGCCCCCGCGGAAGAGCCCGAGCACTGA
- the gyrA gene encoding DNA gyrase subunit A, protein MSSEVPDPTDVDARAVENVRIEDEMEQSYIDYAMSVIAGRALPRVEDGLKPVHRRILYAMHEMGVTSGSSHRKSSSIVGETMGDYHPHGDSAIYDTLVRMAQDFSMRYPLVDGQGNFGSMDGDPAAAQRYTEARMSPISEELLADIEKDTVDFSANYDDRLQEPDVLPAAFPNLLVNGSSGIAVGMSTNIPPHNLGEVIDATIELIDNPDATVEDLMEHVKGPDFPTGANIVGRDAIYSAYKTGRGRIRVRAEFEVEEWKNGRERIVITELPFQSNKARLVERIAEDVHEGEIEGISDLRDESDRDGVRIVVELKRGANTEVVKNRLLENHLERTFGVINLALVDGQPQVLSLKETLEEYVAHRREVVRRRSEYDLAEAEDRAHILEGRLKAVENAEDVVELIRDSETRDDAKEALQDAYGFSQDQADHIVRMQLGSLTSMEAAEIEDEYEEVQAEIERLTEILESEQELLEVIKDELREVKAEYDDERRTSIVEDEGTVTHEDLIPEEEVVVVMTEDDYVKRMPIETFDPQGRGGKGIIGADVKDEDRVATVFRANTHDYLLCFTNQGQVYQLKTYEIPEMGRTARGKSAVNILDLDDGEDITAIVDTDALEGDEFVTMATRNGYVKRTASEEFDNIRSTGIIAADLEEGDELVDVEVTDGSQDLVIATEGGMTIRFDEDDVRAMGRNARGVNGIKLQDDDAVAGLVAANGNDGDDQALLTVTRNGYGKRTPLEEYSTQSRYGKGLIDIKTEGRNGPVTAIKAVSPDDHLVLMSEDGQIVRTRVDEVSTVGRNTMGVIVMEVEDEDAVASVDVIPAGTVEDENGSEAADGDDE, encoded by the coding sequence ATGAGTTCAGAGGTACCCGATCCGACAGACGTAGACGCTCGAGCGGTAGAGAACGTCCGTATCGAGGACGAGATGGAACAGAGCTACATCGACTACGCGATGTCCGTCATCGCGGGTCGTGCGCTCCCCCGCGTCGAGGACGGCCTGAAGCCCGTCCACCGCCGCATCCTGTACGCGATGCACGAGATGGGCGTGACCTCCGGTTCGTCACACCGGAAGTCCTCCTCGATCGTCGGGGAGACGATGGGTGACTACCACCCCCACGGCGACAGCGCGATCTACGATACCCTGGTCCGGATGGCCCAGGACTTCTCGATGCGTTACCCGCTGGTCGACGGCCAGGGGAACTTCGGCTCGATGGACGGCGACCCGGCCGCTGCCCAGCGGTACACGGAGGCCCGGATGTCGCCCATCTCCGAGGAACTGCTCGCCGACATCGAGAAGGACACCGTCGACTTCTCCGCGAACTACGACGACCGCTTGCAAGAGCCCGACGTCCTCCCCGCAGCGTTCCCGAACCTGCTGGTGAACGGCTCCTCGGGGATCGCCGTCGGGATGTCGACCAACATCCCGCCGCACAACCTCGGGGAGGTCATCGACGCGACGATCGAGTTGATCGACAACCCCGACGCGACCGTCGAGGACCTGATGGAGCACGTCAAGGGACCGGACTTCCCAACCGGCGCGAACATCGTCGGCCGCGACGCCATCTACTCCGCGTACAAGACCGGCCGCGGCCGCATCCGAGTCCGCGCCGAGTTCGAGGTCGAGGAGTGGAAGAACGGGCGCGAGCGGATCGTCATCACCGAACTCCCCTTCCAGTCCAACAAGGCCCGACTGGTCGAGCGCATCGCCGAGGATGTCCACGAGGGCGAGATCGAAGGGATCTCCGACCTCCGCGACGAGTCCGACCGCGACGGCGTCCGCATCGTCGTCGAACTCAAACGCGGTGCGAACACCGAGGTCGTCAAGAACCGACTGCTCGAGAACCACCTCGAGCGTACCTTCGGCGTCATCAACCTCGCGCTGGTCGACGGCCAGCCCCAGGTACTCTCGCTGAAGGAAACGCTCGAGGAGTACGTCGCCCACCGCCGCGAGGTCGTCCGCCGACGCAGCGAGTACGACCTCGCCGAGGCCGAGGACCGCGCCCACATCCTCGAGGGCCGGCTGAAGGCCGTCGAGAACGCCGAGGACGTGGTCGAACTGATCCGGGACAGCGAGACCCGGGACGACGCGAAGGAGGCCCTGCAGGACGCCTACGGCTTCTCTCAGGATCAGGCCGACCACATCGTCCGTATGCAACTCGGTAGCCTCACGTCGATGGAGGCCGCCGAGATCGAGGACGAGTACGAGGAGGTCCAGGCCGAGATCGAGCGCCTGACGGAGATCCTCGAGAGCGAGCAGGAACTGCTCGAGGTCATCAAGGATGAACTCCGGGAGGTCAAAGCGGAGTACGACGACGAACGCCGCACCTCGATCGTCGAGGACGAAGGGACCGTCACTCACGAGGACCTCATCCCCGAGGAGGAAGTCGTCGTCGTCATGACCGAAGACGACTACGTCAAGCGCATGCCGATCGAGACGTTCGACCCCCAGGGTCGGGGCGGCAAGGGGATCATCGGCGCGGACGTCAAGGACGAGGACCGCGTCGCCACGGTCTTCCGGGCGAACACCCACGACTACCTCCTGTGCTTTACGAATCAGGGCCAGGTTTACCAGCTCAAGACCTACGAGATCCCCGAGATGGGTCGGACGGCACGCGGCAAGTCCGCGGTCAACATCCTCGATCTGGACGACGGCGAGGACATCACCGCCATCGTCGACACCGACGCCCTCGAGGGCGACGAGTTCGTGACGATGGCTACCCGGAACGGCTACGTCAAGCGGACTGCCAGCGAGGAGTTCGACAACATCCGCTCGACCGGGATCATCGCGGCCGACTTAGAGGAAGGCGACGAACTCGTCGACGTCGAGGTCACCGACGGCTCGCAGGACCTCGTGATTGCGACCGAGGGCGGTATGACGATCCGGTTCGACGAGGACGACGTCCGCGCCATGGGACGGAACGCCCGCGGTGTCAACGGGATCAAACTCCAGGACGACGACGCGGTCGCTGGGCTGGTCGCGGCCAACGGCAATGACGGCGACGACCAGGCGCTGCTTACCGTCACCCGGAACGGGTACGGCAAGCGAACCCCGCTCGAGGAGTACAGCACCCAGTCCCGCTACGGCAAGGGGCTGATCGACATCAAGACCGAGGGCCGGAACGGCCCCGTGACCGCCATCAAGGCCGTCTCTCCCGACGACCACCTCGTGTTGATGAGCGAGGACGGCCAGATCGTCCGCACTCGCGTCGACGAGGTGTCGACGGTCGGTCGGAACACGATGGGCGTAATCGTGATGGAGGTCGAAGACGAGGACGCCGTCGCAAGCGTCGACGTCATTCCTGCGGGCACCGTCGAGGATGAAAACGGTTCCGAAGCGGCCGACGGCGACGACGAATAA